A single region of the Hypanus sabinus isolate sHypSab1 chromosome 21, sHypSab1.hap1, whole genome shotgun sequence genome encodes:
- the LOC132378729 gene encoding zinc finger protein 239-like: MSVHNGERPFTYSGCGRGFTQSSDLLAHQSVHTGERPFSCSNIGKGFTQSSQLKEHQQVHTTVRPFTCSECGKRFTQSSDLLTHERVHTGERPFTCSDCGKRFTRSFHLQTHQRVHTGERPFTCSDCGKGFTQSSQLKVHQRIHTGERPFICSECGKGFTRSSHLLAHQSIHTGEMPFICSDCGKGFPRSFQLKVHQRVHTGEKPFICSDCGKGFTQSSQLKVHQRVHTGERPFICSECGKGFTRSSHLQTHQRVHKEERPFICSDCGKGFTWSSNPIEQPLVHSGERPFTCSDCGKAFTQSSHLQRHQ, encoded by the coding sequence atgtcagttcacaatggggagaggccattcacctactcaggctgtgggaggggattcactcagtcatctgacctactggCACATCAGAGTGTTCACacaggagagaggccattcagctgttcaaacattggaaagggattcactcagtcatctcaactgaaggaacatcagcaaGTCCACACTACggtgaggccattcacctgctctgaatgtgggaagagattcactcagtcatctgatctgCTGACACatgagcgagttcacactggagagagaccattcacctgctcagactgtggaaaacgattcactcggtcattccaCCTGCAGacacaccaacgagttcacactggggagagaccattcacctgctcagactgcggcaagggattcactcagtcatctcaactgaaggtacatcagcgaattcacacaggggagaggccattcatctgctctgaatgtgggaagggattcactcggtcatctcacctactggcacaccagtcaattcacactggggagatgccattcatctgctcagattgtgggaaaggatttcctcgatcatttcaactgaaggtacatcagcgagttcacactggagagaagcctttcatctgttcagactgtgggaagggattcactcagtcatctcaactgaaagtacatcagcgagttcacacaggggagaggccattcatctgctctgaatgtgggaagggattcactcggtcatctcacctgcagacacatcagcgagttcacaaagaggagaggccattcatctgttcagactgtgggaagggattcacttggtcatctaaCCCGATAGAACAGCCATTAGTTCACagcggggagaggccattcacctgctcagactgtggaaaggcattcactcagtcatcccacctacagagacaccagtga